Genomic segment of Streptomyces sp. NA02950:
GGGCGCCGCGCAGCGGAAGCGCCCCGAAGGCCAGCCCCGCCACGCAGGATCCGGCCGCCTGGAGGGCGAGGACGGCGCTGCTCGCCTCGGCGCCGCCGAGGGACCGTACGGTGGCGACCGTCGCGACCTCCATGGAGCCGAACACCGCGCCCGTCGCCAGGAAGGTGAGCAGCAGCGCCCACAGCCCCGGGGTGCGCGTCAGCGGGACGGCGCGCTCCCCGGCGGCGGGGCGCGGGTGCGGCGGCGGCTCGGTGCGGCGCTGGGCGGCGAACAGCAGGGTGCCGGTCACCAGCAGCGCCGCCGCCGTGAGCAGCCCGGCCTCCGGGAAGACCGTCGTGCACAGCACCATGGCCAGCGCCGGGCCCACCATGAAGCACACCTCGTCCACGACCTGCTCGAACGAGGCGGCCGTGTGCCGGGCGGCCGCGTTGTCGTGGTGCAGCGCGGCCCAGCGGGCGCGGGTCATCGAACCGAGGCTGGGGACACCGGAGGAGCCCGCGGCGCACAGGAACAGCGCCCACGCCGGGGCGTCGTGGTGGACGCACAGCACCATCGCGGTGGAGCCCAGCGCGAACACCGCCACGGCGGGCACCGCGACCCTCGCCTGGCCGTGCCGGTCCACCAGCCGCCCGAGCAGCGGCCCGGTCACCGCCGTGACCGCCACCCCGGTCGCCGAGACGGCACCCGCCAGCGCGTAGGAGTCCCGTGCGATGGCGATCATGAGCACGTTGGCGACGCCGAGCATCGCCCCCGGCAGCCGTCCGACGAACGCCGCCAGCGTGAAGGCCGCCGCCCCGGGGGCGGCGAAAAGCCGTCGGTACGGGGCGAGGAACCCGCCGCGGCGGGCCGGGCGACGGGCGGGGCGGCGCACCCGGCGGCGGGGCGGCGGGACACGGCGGACGACGGGCCGGGAGGCAAGGAAAAGGATCACTCCTTTACGGTCCCGGCCGCCCGCGTGTCCCGTCCAACACCTGATCGGGCCCCATTGACGCATCTGGGTTGTCAATATGGTGGGGTGAACCGGGACATCGAACCGCGGCTGCTGCGGGCCT
This window contains:
- a CDS encoding MFS transporter is translated as MILFLASRPVVRRVPPPRRRVRRPARRPARRGGFLAPYRRLFAAPGAAAFTLAAFVGRLPGAMLGVANVLMIAIARDSYALAGAVSATGVAVTAVTGPLLGRLVDRHGQARVAVPAVAVFALGSTAMVLCVHHDAPAWALFLCAAGSSGVPSLGSMTRARWAALHHDNAAARHTAASFEQVVDEVCFMVGPALAMVLCTTVFPEAGLLTAAALLVTGTLLFAAQRRTEPPPHPRPAAGERAVPLTRTPGLWALLLTFLATGAVFGSMEVATVATVRSLGGAEASSAVLALQAAGSCVAGLAFGALPLRGALPTRFMAGVAAMAVAVLPLLAADSLATLAPLLFLAGMATAPTMITGMSLVHRLVPAARLNEGMTTVYTGLLIGISAGAAAGGWTADHLGPTSAYTTPASAAALALAAALSGRRAAHHRAQAVT